The following coding sequences lie in one Alloacidobacterium dinghuense genomic window:
- a CDS encoding sugar porter family MFS transporter, giving the protein MQGIHVAGDTSPTSIAAKTTAYVWGIAIVAALGGLLFGYDWVVIGGARQFYEVYFRLTSAALVGWANSCALVGCLIGSLAAGYFADRYGRRPILLIAAVLFTVSSIFTGWAWSFSAFIFCRIAGGIAIGLASNVSPLYIAEISPAAMRGRLVSLNQFAIVVGILLAQIANWRIAQPVPSTLTSDLIWHSWNVQYGWRWMFTAVAVPAVVFIFASLFIPESPRWLLTRGRSSEAENVLRRIGGDAYAEQEVKGIRVAVAAEAAMERSSWRELLRPSIRRIVLVGIALAVLQQWTGINTLFNYAAEVYRRAGYGANDIFLNIVITGAINLIFTVAAMMLVDRVGRRGLMLFGCVGIGLSHLLCSFAYHAGWRGSAVLVLTLSAIACYALTLAPVTWVLIAEIFPNRVRSQGVSAAVSALWIASFVLTYSFPILNEHLGTTGIFLIYGLICLSGWILVVACVPETKGRTLEEIASGITRK; this is encoded by the coding sequence ATGCAGGGAATCCACGTAGCAGGCGACACATCGCCAACCTCGATTGCAGCCAAGACCACTGCCTATGTATGGGGAATCGCGATTGTCGCAGCTCTGGGGGGATTGCTCTTTGGCTATGACTGGGTGGTGATTGGCGGTGCGCGCCAGTTCTACGAGGTCTATTTTCGCCTCACCTCCGCAGCGCTTGTGGGATGGGCCAATAGCTGCGCGCTTGTTGGTTGCCTGATCGGTTCACTAGCCGCCGGATATTTCGCCGATCGCTATGGGCGTCGCCCAATTCTGCTTATTGCCGCTGTCCTATTCACGGTCTCTTCCATCTTCACCGGCTGGGCATGGTCTTTTTCCGCCTTCATCTTCTGCCGAATCGCGGGCGGGATTGCTATTGGGCTCGCCTCGAATGTGTCCCCGCTCTATATTGCGGAAATCAGTCCTGCGGCGATGCGAGGCCGTCTCGTAAGCCTCAACCAGTTTGCGATCGTCGTGGGGATTCTGCTGGCACAGATCGCAAACTGGCGCATTGCGCAGCCTGTTCCTTCCACGCTTACATCCGACTTGATCTGGCATAGCTGGAATGTGCAATATGGCTGGCGCTGGATGTTTACGGCAGTAGCTGTGCCAGCAGTTGTCTTTATTTTTGCTTCACTCTTCATTCCAGAGAGTCCCCGATGGCTGCTAACGCGCGGCCGCAGTTCAGAAGCAGAGAATGTGCTGCGACGGATCGGTGGCGATGCTTATGCCGAGCAAGAAGTCAAAGGCATCAGGGTGGCGGTTGCCGCCGAGGCTGCAATGGAGCGCTCCTCATGGCGGGAGTTACTCCGCCCCTCGATCCGCCGTATTGTTCTGGTTGGCATAGCACTGGCAGTGCTCCAGCAGTGGACCGGCATCAACACGCTCTTCAACTATGCGGCCGAGGTCTACCGCCGCGCGGGTTATGGAGCCAATGACATTTTTCTCAACATCGTCATTACAGGCGCCATCAACCTGATTTTCACGGTGGCGGCGATGATGCTTGTCGATCGCGTAGGGCGTCGCGGGCTTATGCTTTTCGGCTGCGTGGGCATTGGCCTCTCACATCTTTTGTGTTCTTTCGCCTATCACGCCGGATGGCGCGGGAGCGCCGTACTGGTGCTTACGCTGAGTGCAATTGCGTGCTATGCCCTCACGCTCGCACCTGTCACGTGGGTATTGATCGCAGAGATTTTCCCGAACCGAGTGCGCTCGCAGGGAGTTTCAGCAGCGGTCAGCGCATTGTGGATTGCATCCTTTGTGCTTACCTATAGCTTTCCCATACTGAATGAACATCTCGGTACCACCGGCATTTTTCTAATTTATGGCTTGATCTGCCTCAGCGGCTGGATTCTGGTCGTAGCATGCGTCCCGGAAACAAAAGGGCGAACGCTCGAAGAGATCGCTTCCGGTATAACGAGAAAGTGA
- a CDS encoding alpha-galactosidase D, translating to MKLKARIYAGSTLIQRHAITLFSQLRAAALTAFVIGAAAAHAQANNVGQKPYLGWSTFSEQTINGSFLTQANIQAQSDAMKSSGMQDHGFNYINIDSGWMGSFDSNGRPIPNTGTFPDIKALIDHIHANGQKAGIYWIPGIEQPAVDGNYPILGTQYHTQDIVTIPLAQGNAFAGAPPNPYHDKIDFTKPGAQEYINSVVALFASWGVDFIKLDGVAPGSYSDSLSIDDRPDVAAWSKAIAASGRPIWLTISWAIDQDYLGDFRPYQNARRIEDDIECEGRCGTLTDWQRIYQRFRDLPGWQNDASPTQGWNDLDSLDIGDGSLDGLTNDEKRTAISLWAMANAPMYLGGDLTKLDSFGKQLVSNDEMIAVDQSGKPAKQVLGGEQPVWVSSQGNNTYYVALFNLNATPAIIHLPWNLLGVNGALQVRDLWNHQNLGPSVLPFTTVLKGHDVRLLKVVTYGKAAPTSSTSYEAESATLGGSAVIADCAACSGGEKVGGLGLGANNTVTFNNVYVARAGVYLMQVDSMTQGLRSYLYSVNGGPFQTLNSGGGSFFLPASTTIPVRLQKGMNSIQFGSPVSYPPDLDRIVISGNGDAPEPSFRVYEAEVATLSGNASGGFSNYSSGLAKAGNIGGGAGNAVTFSNVTAPSAGTYLLEVDYATSGPRSFFLTINNGTANELDLNGSTFDEPTYIVLRVHLNAGTNTLRFDNATGYAPDLDRIVVAPTVLGDLMGEILH from the coding sequence ATGAAACTTAAGGCGAGAATTTACGCAGGCTCGACGCTAATACAGAGGCACGCAATCACTCTTTTCTCTCAGCTACGTGCAGCGGCGCTCACTGCTTTCGTGATCGGCGCTGCGGCAGCGCATGCCCAAGCGAACAATGTGGGACAGAAACCGTATCTTGGGTGGAGCACGTTCAGCGAGCAGACCATCAATGGAAGCTTCCTGACGCAGGCAAACATCCAGGCTCAATCCGATGCCATGAAATCCTCAGGCATGCAGGATCACGGCTTCAACTATATCAATATTGATTCCGGCTGGATGGGAAGCTTTGACAGCAACGGACGTCCCATTCCGAACACGGGCACCTTTCCCGATATCAAAGCGCTGATCGACCACATCCACGCCAACGGACAAAAGGCCGGCATCTACTGGATTCCCGGTATCGAGCAGCCTGCTGTCGACGGCAACTATCCGATTCTTGGTACGCAGTATCACACACAGGACATCGTCACCATTCCGCTGGCGCAGGGAAATGCTTTTGCGGGCGCCCCGCCAAATCCTTATCACGACAAGATCGACTTCACGAAACCCGGCGCACAGGAATACATCAATTCGGTGGTCGCGCTCTTCGCCTCGTGGGGCGTGGACTTCATCAAACTCGATGGCGTTGCACCCGGCTCCTACAGCGACAGCCTGTCCATCGATGACCGGCCGGATGTTGCCGCGTGGTCCAAAGCGATCGCCGCGAGCGGACGCCCTATCTGGCTGACAATCTCCTGGGCAATCGATCAGGACTATCTCGGAGACTTCCGGCCTTATCAGAATGCGCGTCGTATCGAAGATGACATTGAATGCGAAGGGCGGTGCGGCACACTCACCGACTGGCAGCGCATCTATCAGCGCTTTCGCGATCTGCCGGGCTGGCAGAATGACGCCAGTCCGACGCAGGGTTGGAATGATCTTGATTCACTCGACATTGGAGATGGGTCGCTCGATGGGTTGACGAACGATGAGAAGAGAACCGCCATCTCGCTCTGGGCCATGGCGAATGCCCCCATGTATCTCGGCGGCGATCTGACTAAGCTCGACAGCTTTGGCAAGCAGCTTGTCAGCAACGACGAGATGATTGCTGTCGACCAGTCGGGCAAGCCCGCAAAGCAAGTGCTTGGAGGCGAACAGCCGGTATGGGTATCAAGCCAGGGCAACAACACTTACTACGTTGCGCTCTTTAATCTGAACGCGACGCCGGCGATCATCCACCTTCCATGGAACCTGCTCGGCGTCAACGGAGCTCTGCAGGTGCGTGATCTATGGAACCACCAGAATCTCGGGCCGTCCGTTCTGCCTTTCACCACCGTATTGAAGGGGCACGATGTGCGTCTGCTGAAGGTCGTCACGTATGGCAAGGCAGCGCCTACGTCTTCGACCAGTTATGAGGCAGAATCAGCTACGCTGGGCGGCTCTGCTGTCATCGCTGACTGCGCAGCATGTTCAGGCGGAGAGAAGGTGGGTGGCCTGGGCCTGGGTGCAAACAACACTGTTACGTTCAACAATGTTTACGTCGCGCGCGCCGGAGTTTACCTGATGCAGGTCGATTCCATGACGCAGGGATTGCGGTCGTATCTTTACAGTGTGAACGGAGGGCCTTTCCAGACGCTCAATTCGGGCGGTGGCAGCTTCTTTCTTCCCGCCAGCACAACGATTCCCGTGCGCCTGCAAAAAGGCATGAACTCCATTCAGTTCGGCAGCCCGGTCAGCTATCCACCCGATCTTGACCGCATCGTCATCAGCGGAAATGGAGATGCGCCGGAGCCTTCGTTCCGGGTATACGAAGCGGAGGTCGCCACTCTAAGCGGCAACGCGAGCGGCGGATTCAGCAACTACTCTTCAGGACTCGCCAAGGCTGGAAACATTGGAGGCGGAGCGGGCAATGCAGTTACCTTCTCGAATGTAACGGCGCCGTCTGCTGGAACGTATCTGCTCGAAGTAGACTATGCGACCAGCGGGCCGCGTTCATTCTTCCTCACCATCAACAACGGGACAGCGAATGAACTGGATTTGAATGGCAGTACATTCGACGAGCCTACTTATATCGTTCTTCGCGTCCACCTGAACGCAGGCACGAATACGCTGCGCTTCGACAACGCAACCGGCTATGCGCCTGATCTTGATCGCATCGTCGTAGCCCCAACGGTTCTGGGTGATCTGATGGGAGAAATCCTGCACTAG
- a CDS encoding tetratricopeptide repeat protein, with protein MLPTRLRLLAFTVIIAGSGLRPVWAGDIKITFPKHSELTPVQRLNREGVEAIRKHQYDKAEGIFYKAYLYDPADPFTLNNLGYISELQGQLDRAQKFYALATEQGSNAYIDRSNAKQLEGKPMMYALGSLKEGPMRVNRINVEAIKMLSESRNTEADLLLQQALTLDPQNTFTLNNLGVAKEALGDYEAALKYYVAASDSRSTEPVVVTLNHGWKGKPVSEMAAESARRLQKRMQSESAEARATVLTVRGVSAVNRNDWSTARRDFIQAYSLDPYSAFSLNNLGYVAERDGDLETAEFFYERAQKAGNADARVGLATQSAAEGKHIVAVSTDSDQKVDQQIDQYTQTRRQQTGPIELRHRGSNASAPSSSTPPQ; from the coding sequence ATGCTTCCTACACGACTAAGATTGCTTGCTTTTACCGTGATCATCGCCGGCTCAGGGCTTCGCCCGGTCTGGGCAGGGGACATCAAGATTACTTTCCCAAAGCATAGTGAACTAACCCCAGTGCAGCGTCTAAATCGAGAAGGTGTAGAAGCCATTCGGAAGCACCAGTATGACAAGGCCGAAGGGATCTTCTACAAGGCATATCTTTATGATCCGGCCGATCCGTTCACACTGAACAATCTTGGTTACATATCTGAATTGCAAGGACAACTGGATCGCGCTCAGAAGTTCTACGCGTTAGCAACTGAGCAGGGCAGTAATGCGTATATAGATCGCAGCAATGCGAAACAGCTGGAAGGAAAGCCGATGATGTATGCCTTGGGTTCCCTTAAAGAGGGACCAATGCGCGTCAATCGCATCAATGTGGAAGCGATCAAGATGCTTTCGGAGAGTCGCAATACGGAGGCAGATCTTCTTCTGCAGCAAGCCCTCACGTTAGATCCACAAAATACCTTCACCCTGAACAATTTGGGAGTTGCCAAGGAAGCACTGGGTGACTACGAAGCCGCGTTGAAATACTACGTTGCCGCTTCTGATTCGCGCTCTACTGAACCCGTCGTAGTTACGCTAAATCACGGCTGGAAAGGGAAGCCTGTCAGTGAGATGGCGGCCGAGAGTGCGCGGAGACTTCAGAAGCGAATGCAGAGCGAGTCGGCAGAAGCGCGCGCAACTGTGCTTACTGTGCGTGGAGTGTCAGCGGTAAATCGGAATGATTGGAGCACTGCGAGGCGGGACTTTATTCAAGCCTACTCACTCGACCCCTACAGCGCATTTTCTTTGAATAACCTCGGGTACGTTGCCGAGAGAGATGGCGATCTCGAAACAGCGGAATTTTTCTACGAAAGAGCGCAGAAGGCTGGCAATGCAGATGCTCGCGTTGGGTTGGCGACACAGAGTGCGGCTGAAGGAAAACATATTGTGGCCGTCTCTACCGATAGTGACCAGAAGGTAGATCAACAGATTGATCAATACACGCAGACTCGTCGGCAGCAGACTGGGCCGATTGAACTTAGGCACCGTGGGAGCAACGCTTCAGCACCTTCCAGTAGTACTCCTCCTCAATAA
- a CDS encoding VWA domain-containing protein → MSVDRDPVLSPDPEDNAPLSAKTQNAGRSEVQKTHDNIYTLHADVDEVLLNCTVVDEKGQLVRDLNRDDFRVWEDNVPQTIASFQHQDLPVSVGILVDNSGSMRAKRSAVNTAALDLIKASNSADAAFIVNFSDEAYIDQDLTSNLGDLERGLSHVDSRGSTALYDAVAASAIELANHAKQPKQALLIITDGEDNASRLDLRQTIRRVQNLGGPVVYSIGLLFDDDNREKSLHAKDALEMLSQETGGIAYFPRSLQDVDAIAMEVASDIRNQYTIGYHSTKPANLGGYRVVHVEVKSPRRGKLIVRTRNGYYPKQIQSTPMQTAQKTQ, encoded by the coding sequence TTGAGTGTCGACCGCGATCCGGTTCTTTCGCCTGATCCAGAGGACAATGCGCCCTTAAGTGCCAAGACACAAAACGCAGGTCGGTCTGAGGTTCAGAAGACACATGACAATATCTACACCCTGCACGCGGACGTTGATGAGGTACTACTGAACTGCACGGTAGTCGACGAAAAGGGACAATTGGTCAGGGATCTGAATCGGGATGACTTCCGTGTTTGGGAAGACAATGTTCCTCAGACAATCGCGTCGTTTCAGCATCAAGACCTTCCAGTATCGGTGGGCATCCTGGTCGACAACTCAGGTTCCATGCGTGCTAAAAGGTCAGCGGTCAATACGGCTGCTTTGGACCTGATAAAGGCCTCGAACTCAGCAGATGCGGCATTTATCGTAAACTTCTCGGATGAAGCCTACATCGACCAGGACTTGACCTCGAATCTCGGCGACCTGGAACGCGGGCTTTCGCATGTCGACTCAAGAGGTAGTACAGCTCTGTATGATGCAGTGGCAGCCTCGGCAATTGAATTGGCCAATCACGCGAAACAGCCGAAGCAAGCGTTGCTGATTATTACGGACGGAGAGGACAACGCCTCGAGACTCGACCTGAGACAAACAATCCGCCGTGTGCAGAACCTGGGAGGGCCAGTCGTATACTCCATCGGATTGCTTTTTGATGACGACAACAGGGAAAAATCACTTCACGCGAAGGATGCATTGGAAATGTTGTCGCAAGAGACCGGAGGCATAGCCTACTTCCCGCGCTCTTTACAAGATGTAGATGCCATCGCGATGGAAGTCGCCAGCGATATCCGCAACCAATACACCATCGGCTACCATTCGACCAAGCCAGCTAACCTTGGGGGATATCGGGTTGTGCATGTTGAGGTGAAGTCACCGAGACGCGGCAAACTAATCGTCAGGACACGCAACGGTTACTATCCGAAGCAGATCCAAAGCACTCCCATGCAGACCGCACAAAAGACCCAATAG
- a CDS encoding multicopper oxidase domain-containing protein — MGAAPIIGCGYWNRDGNVPALNSGTLQLAGTPRLPHANEAGWKDTAVVNPKEILTILIRFDGYTGRYVYHCHMLEHEDNDMMRPYEVVASDLKTPKG; from the coding sequence ATGGGGGCAGCGCCCATTATCGGGTGCGGATACTGGAATCGAGACGGCAACGTTCCCGCTCTTAATAGCGGGACTCTTCAACTCGCCGGAACACCACGCCTCCCTCATGCAAATGAAGCAGGCTGGAAGGATACGGCAGTGGTCAATCCGAAGGAGATACTCACAATACTCATTCGATTCGACGGATACACTGGGCGCTACGTATATCACTGCCACATGCTTGAACACGAAGATAACGACATGATGCGCCCATATGAGGTTGTCGCTAGCGATCTGAAGACGCCTAAGGGATAA
- a CDS encoding energy transducer TonB: MLELENDTSVWKSLFSNLGDAFFSKRQPPLKLTSRPVAVADPMAVKRNPTSSAISFVMHAGMIGLIVWLTLQAHSHIVLPQKVSITPIDIKPFIPVTMPAAKAMGGGGGGGAHQIVEPSKGRIPPVAKTQTAPPQILRIDHPKLAVEPTVVMPQAVKLPDNNMPNVGLPQSPQVAMASQGGGSGSGFGQGSGGGLGSGHGNGIGPGSGGGYGGGVMSVGGGVAAPQVIHSVDPEFSDEARREKFTGAVAIQLIVDTNGNPQGIQVVRHLGMGLDEKAIAAIKQYKFKPAMYQGHPVAVRVVIDVNFHLY; the protein is encoded by the coding sequence ATGTTGGAACTGGAAAATGATACTTCAGTCTGGAAATCTTTATTTTCAAACCTTGGTGACGCATTCTTCTCGAAAAGACAACCTCCGCTCAAACTAACGTCAAGGCCAGTAGCGGTTGCAGACCCGATGGCGGTGAAGCGTAACCCAACATCGAGCGCTATTTCTTTCGTCATGCATGCTGGCATGATTGGCCTGATCGTGTGGCTGACATTGCAAGCTCACTCTCACATTGTTCTGCCGCAAAAAGTATCGATTACTCCGATAGACATCAAGCCGTTTATTCCAGTGACAATGCCGGCAGCAAAAGCTATGGGCGGAGGCGGTGGAGGCGGAGCTCATCAGATTGTAGAGCCCAGCAAGGGACGTATCCCACCCGTTGCAAAGACACAGACGGCGCCTCCACAGATACTAAGAATCGATCATCCTAAGCTGGCAGTTGAGCCGACGGTCGTAATGCCGCAGGCAGTGAAATTGCCAGATAACAACATGCCAAACGTTGGCTTACCGCAGTCACCACAGGTCGCCATGGCCTCCCAGGGAGGTGGTAGCGGTTCTGGATTCGGCCAGGGCAGCGGCGGTGGGCTTGGCTCGGGCCATGGCAATGGAATTGGTCCGGGCAGTGGTGGCGGTTATGGTGGCGGAGTCATGAGCGTGGGCGGCGGTGTCGCTGCTCCTCAGGTGATCCACTCGGTCGACCCGGAATTTTCAGATGAGGCGCGTCGTGAAAAGTTCACCGGTGCGGTTGCGATACAACTCATCGTCGATACGAATGGAAATCCTCAGGGCATCCAAGTAGTTCGTCATCTTGGAATGGGACTGGACGAGAAGGCCATAGCAGCGATAAAACAGTATAAATTCAAACCCGCGATGTACCAAGGGCATCCAGTAGCAGTGAGAGTCGTTATCGACGTAAATTTCCATCTGTACTAA
- a CDS encoding DUF5107 domain-containing protein: MILRRKKGELEGMGSVLKEEKKGIAQLELPLAPTSESGPVKVWEECVTMRTYAPARPDRNPLFLEKRVYQGSSGRVYPLPVIDYIETEAREQVWKAVHLENEFLRIMVMPEIGGRVHVGLDKRNGYDFFYRQNVIKPALVGLAGPWISGGVEFNWPQHHRPATFMPVEVAIEREPDGTVIVWCSDHDPMARMKGMHGLCLRPGKAYLEVRVRLYNRTQDTQTFLWWANVATRVHEQYQSFFPHDVRFAADHAKRAVTEYPLSHGVYYGIDYGERARNGVPESEKPRHFVPDGSYPPNDLGWYANIPVPTSYMIVDSSGDFFGGYDHKKDAGTVAISNHFIAPGKKQWTWGNHDFGYAWDRNLTDEDGPYVELMSGVYTDNQPDFSFLAPGETKTFSQFWYPISEIGVPDLANLDAALRVEPTESGVRLHLQATGAFPGSVVTVSLGGREIGCWHGDLEAEKPLHEDFSTDGATDDLIVVVGQSNQMLLRYAPAEITPAKPPVVATEPPLPADVASSDELYLNGLHLEQYRHPTRSPEGYWLEVLRRDPGDSRCNHALGRWHLRRGEFIEAEKYLRASIARLTVRNPNPYDGEPFYNLGLALLYQRRVDEAYAAFFKSTWNAAWRGPGYHRLAEIDCRRSMWAAALDHINRSLLADADNLNARNLKTVVLRKLERTDEAEALLDETRALDQLDIFGYWFATDTLPADGQQRIDLALDLVRMGLLEEALQVLAPLQAEAHDGTAALLRYARAFVLGELGFEHESSAAYHEASLANPDYVFPSRLEELVLLESAIRANPADARAPYYLGNLLYDRRRHEEAISMWERAAQLDPNLPTAWRNLGFGYYNVLRDTGRALKAFEKARSLAPRDARILYEQDQLLKRTGEDPARRLATLELHKELVEKRDDLSVELISLYISAGFPEEALRLLLARHFQPWEGGEGMVLSQYVRANVLLAQRALTQNDARAAIDYLHAASNPPHSLSEARHLLMNLSMIDYWLGIAYSANGDNEKASVHWQKAAAQKGDFQQMQVQAVSETTYWSAMALRKLGRESEADALFREILDHAAALEKQTPKIDYFATSLPAMLLFEEDLNERQVITALFLRAQALLGLGKKAEGIALLHRVQQKDSSHTGAVDMLNAFTE; the protein is encoded by the coding sequence ATGATTCTGCGACGTAAAAAGGGTGAACTCGAAGGTATGGGAAGCGTATTGAAGGAGGAAAAGAAAGGTATTGCCCAGCTGGAGCTGCCTCTGGCTCCGACATCAGAATCCGGGCCGGTGAAGGTCTGGGAAGAGTGCGTCACAATGCGGACCTATGCACCTGCCCGTCCGGATCGCAATCCTCTCTTCCTTGAAAAGCGCGTCTATCAGGGCAGCAGCGGTCGTGTCTATCCGCTGCCCGTGATCGACTACATCGAAACCGAAGCTCGTGAACAAGTCTGGAAGGCAGTGCATCTTGAGAACGAGTTCCTCCGCATCATGGTCATGCCGGAGATCGGCGGTCGCGTTCACGTCGGTCTTGACAAGCGAAATGGCTATGACTTCTTCTACCGGCAGAACGTGATCAAGCCCGCGCTGGTCGGCCTTGCCGGCCCCTGGATCTCGGGTGGCGTCGAGTTTAACTGGCCTCAGCACCACCGTCCGGCAACGTTTATGCCGGTCGAGGTTGCCATCGAGCGCGAACCTGACGGCACCGTCATCGTATGGTGCAGCGACCACGATCCGATGGCCCGGATGAAAGGAATGCACGGCCTCTGCCTGCGTCCGGGCAAAGCGTATCTTGAAGTGCGCGTGCGTCTCTACAACCGCACGCAGGACACTCAGACCTTCTTGTGGTGGGCGAATGTAGCGACGCGCGTCCACGAACAATATCAATCTTTCTTTCCACACGATGTGCGGTTTGCAGCCGACCACGCCAAGCGCGCAGTCACGGAATACCCGCTCAGCCACGGCGTCTATTACGGCATTGATTACGGAGAGCGTGCTCGGAATGGCGTCCCCGAGTCTGAAAAGCCCCGACACTTTGTTCCTGATGGTTCGTACCCACCCAACGATCTGGGCTGGTATGCGAACATTCCGGTGCCGACCAGCTATATGATCGTCGATTCGAGCGGCGATTTTTTTGGTGGCTACGATCACAAAAAAGACGCGGGCACCGTTGCTATTTCAAACCACTTTATTGCTCCCGGCAAAAAACAGTGGACCTGGGGCAATCACGATTTTGGCTATGCCTGGGACCGCAACCTGACAGATGAAGATGGGCCTTATGTCGAGTTGATGTCTGGCGTCTACACCGACAATCAGCCAGATTTTTCATTTCTCGCGCCGGGTGAAACGAAGACCTTCAGTCAGTTCTGGTATCCGATAAGCGAGATTGGCGTGCCGGATCTCGCCAACCTCGATGCGGCGCTGCGTGTCGAGCCGACTGAATCCGGTGTTCGACTACACCTGCAGGCGACCGGGGCTTTTCCCGGCAGTGTGGTGACGGTCAGCCTGGGTGGCAGAGAGATTGGCTGTTGGCATGGCGATCTGGAGGCTGAAAAGCCGCTGCACGAGGACTTCTCCACCGATGGAGCTACCGATGATCTCATAGTAGTCGTAGGGCAAAGCAACCAGATGCTGCTGCGATATGCTCCCGCTGAGATTACGCCAGCGAAGCCTCCCGTTGTTGCGACAGAACCACCTCTGCCCGCGGATGTCGCCAGCAGTGATGAGCTCTATCTGAATGGCCTGCACCTGGAGCAGTATCGTCACCCCACGCGCTCTCCCGAAGGCTACTGGCTTGAAGTTTTGCGTCGCGATCCGGGCGACAGCCGTTGTAACCATGCACTCGGACGCTGGCATTTGCGACGTGGCGAGTTCATCGAAGCGGAAAAATATCTGCGCGCCAGCATCGCGCGACTTACGGTGAGAAATCCAAATCCATACGATGGCGAACCGTTTTACAACCTTGGATTAGCGCTGCTCTACCAGCGACGCGTGGATGAAGCCTATGCTGCGTTCTTCAAGAGCACATGGAATGCTGCCTGGCGAGGACCCGGTTACCATCGGCTCGCAGAGATCGACTGCCGCCGTAGCATGTGGGCCGCAGCGCTTGACCATATCAACCGCTCGCTCCTCGCCGATGCCGATAACCTGAATGCACGGAATCTCAAGACGGTCGTCCTGCGAAAACTGGAGCGCACGGACGAGGCTGAGGCACTTCTCGATGAAACACGCGCTCTCGATCAACTGGACATCTTTGGCTATTGGTTTGCGACAGACACGCTGCCTGCAGACGGGCAACAGCGGATCGATCTTGCCCTTGATCTGGTGCGGATGGGACTGCTCGAAGAAGCCTTGCAGGTACTCGCTCCTCTACAGGCTGAGGCTCATGATGGCACCGCAGCACTGCTCCGCTACGCGCGTGCCTTCGTTCTGGGCGAGCTTGGCTTCGAACATGAGAGCAGCGCGGCCTATCACGAGGCGTCTCTCGCGAATCCCGACTATGTTTTCCCGAGCCGGCTTGAAGAGCTGGTTCTGCTCGAAAGTGCCATCCGGGCGAACCCAGCTGACGCGCGCGCGCCGTACTATCTTGGAAATCTTCTGTATGACCGTCGCCGCCACGAGGAGGCGATCTCGATGTGGGAGCGGGCTGCGCAACTCGATCCCAATTTGCCGACTGCATGGCGAAATCTCGGGTTTGGCTACTACAACGTGCTGCGTGACACGGGGCGAGCTCTAAAGGCGTTTGAAAAAGCACGCTCCCTGGCACCGCGGGATGCTCGCATCCTCTACGAGCAGGACCAGTTGCTGAAGCGGACTGGCGAGGATCCTGCTCGACGACTGGCGACGCTTGAATTGCACAAAGAGCTGGTCGAGAAACGCGACGATCTTTCAGTAGAACTGATTTCGCTTTACATCAGCGCAGGATTCCCGGAGGAAGCGTTGCGCCTGCTGCTGGCTCGCCATTTTCAGCCGTGGGAGGGCGGCGAAGGTATGGTGCTGTCGCAGTATGTGCGTGCCAATGTACTGCTTGCGCAACGCGCGCTCACACAAAATGACGCGCGCGCTGCCATCGACTATCTGCATGCGGCTTCCAATCCTCCTCACAGCCTCAGTGAAGCCAGGCATCTGCTCATGAACTTGAGCATGATCGACTACTGGCTGGGCATCGCGTACTCCGCAAACGGTGACAACGAGAAAGCTTCGGTGCACTGGCAAAAGGCCGCCGCTCAGAAAGGGGACTTTCAGCAGATGCAGGTGCAGGCAGTCTCCGAGACGACATACTGGAGTGCGATGGCTCTGCGCAAACTGGGCCGCGAGAGCGAAGCAGACGCTCTGTTTCGAGAGATTCTCGACCATGCTGCTGCGCTTGAAAAGCAAACACCAAAGATCGACTATTTCGCAACATCACTGCCTGCCATGCTGCTGTTTGAAGAAGACCTGAACGAGCGGCAGGTGATTACAGCGCTTTTTCTACGCGCGCAGGCGTTGCTTGGCCTTGGAAAAAAAGCAGAAGGCATCGCGCTTCTACATCGGGTTCAGCAGAAAGACTCTAGCCACACAGGCGCAGTCGATATGCTTAATGCATTCACGGAATAG